A section of the Cervus canadensis isolate Bull #8, Minnesota chromosome 8, ASM1932006v1, whole genome shotgun sequence genome encodes:
- the CISD1 gene encoding CDGSH iron-sulfur domain-containing protein 1 isoform X3, which translates to MSMTSSVRVEWIAAVTIAAGTAAIGYLAYKRFYVKDHRNKSMVNPHIQKDNPKVVHAFDMEDLGDKAVYCRCWRSKKFPLCDGSHTKHNEETGDNVGPLIIKKKDT; encoded by the exons TTGAATGGATCGCAGCTGTTACCATTGCTGCTGGAACAGCTGCAATTGGTTATCTAGCTTACAAAAGATTTTATGTTAAAGATCATCGCAACAAATCTATGGTAAACCCTCACATCCAGAAAGACAACCCCAAGGTAGTACATGCTTTTGACATGGAGGATTTGGGAGATAAAGCCGTGTACTGCCGTTGTTGGAGATCCAAAAAG TTCCCACTCTGTGATGGATCTCACACAAAACACAATGAAGAAACTGGAGACAACGTGGGACCTCtgatcattaagaaaaaagacacTTAA
- the CISD1 gene encoding CDGSH iron-sulfur domain-containing protein 1 isoform X2, with translation MQHPLLSTILWNWVEWIAAVTIAAGTAAIGYLAYKRFYVKDHRNKSMVNPHIQKDNPKVVHAFDMEDLGDKAVYCRCWRSKKFPLCDGSHTKHNEETGDNVGPLIIKKKDT, from the exons ATGCAGCACCCTCTTCTCTCCACAATTCTCTGGAACTGGG TTGAATGGATCGCAGCTGTTACCATTGCTGCTGGAACAGCTGCAATTGGTTATCTAGCTTACAAAAGATTTTATGTTAAAGATCATCGCAACAAATCTATGGTAAACCCTCACATCCAGAAAGACAACCCCAAGGTAGTACATGCTTTTGACATGGAGGATTTGGGAGATAAAGCCGTGTACTGCCGTTGTTGGAGATCCAAAAAG TTCCCACTCTGTGATGGATCTCACACAAAACACAATGAAGAAACTGGAGACAACGTGGGACCTCtgatcattaagaaaaaagacacTTAA